From one Felis catus isolate Fca126 chromosome E2, F.catus_Fca126_mat1.0, whole genome shotgun sequence genomic stretch:
- the NPHS1 gene encoding nephrin isoform X2 has translation MALRTPGRVPLLLLGLLTTGLARLPLPASTPRGFWALPENLTVVEGATAELRCGVSAPGSAVQWAKDGLLLGPDPRIPSFPRYRLEGDPDRGEFHLHIEACDLSDDAEYECQVGRSETGPELVSPRVILTILVPPKVLQLTPEAGSTVTWVAGQEYVVSCVSGDAKPAPDITFIQSGQTISDISANVNVGSQEKLFTTEATARVTPQSSDNGKLLVCEGSSPALDTPIRVSVTMNVLFPPGPPVIEWPGLDEGHVRAGQSLELLCVSRGGNPPATLQWLKNGQPVSTAWGTEHAEAVARSMLVMIVRPEDHGARLSCEAHNSVSTGIQERGVTLQVTFPPSAITILGSASQSENKNVTLSCITKSSRPRVLLRWWLGWRQLLPTEDMVMDGLHGGHISMSNLTFLVRREDNGLTLTCEAFSEAFTKETFKKSLILNVKYPAQKLWIEGPPEGQRLRAGTRVRLVCLAIGGNPDPSLTWFKDSRAVTEPRPPQEPRRVQLGSLEKSGSTFSRELVLITGPSDNQAKFTCKAGQLSASTQLVVQFPPTNVTILANASALRPGDALNLTCVSVSSNPPVNLSWDKEGERLESVAIPPRSAPFKGSAAARSVLLRMSSRDHGHRVTCRAHSTELRETMSAFYRLNVLYPPEFLGEQVLVVTAVEQGEALLPVSVSANPAPEAFNWTFRGYRLSPAGGPRHRILSGGALQLWNVTRADDGLYQLHCQNSEGTAEALVRLDVHYAPTIRVLQDPTEVNIGGSVDIVCTVDANPILPGMFNWERLGGEEEDHSLDDMEKMSKGSTGRLRIHHAKLDQAGAYQCIVDNGVAPPARGLVRLVVRFAPQVEHPTPLTKVAAAGDSTSSATLHCRARGVPNIVFTWTKNGVALDLQDPRYTEHTYHQGMVHSSLLTIANVSAAQDYALFTCTATNPLGSDRTNIQLVSISRPDPPTGLKVMSMTPYSMGLEWKPGFDGGLPQRFQIRYEALGTPGFLYMDVLPPQATTFTLTGLQPSTRYRVWLLASNALGDSGLMDKGSQISVTTPGLDQPSGEPDYQLPTEQPTRPSGLPLMPVLFAAGGLLLLSNISCVGGFLWQRRLRRLAEGISEKTEAGSEEDRVRNEYEDSQWTGGQDTQSSMVSTTDVEPYYHSMKDFSPQLPPTLEEVSYPRGLTHLEEDMAFPGHLYDEVERLNDPSGAWGPLYDEVPMGLCDPCWPEETYEDTRGIYDQVAGDFDPMETDSLPFELRGHLV, from the exons ATGGCCCTGAGGACCCCTGGCAGGGTTCCCCTGCTCCTTCTGGGGCTGCTGACCACAG GCCTGGCCCGTTTGCCACTCCCTGCTTCCACCCCCCGAGGCTTCTGGGCTCTGCCTGAAAACTTGACGGTGGTCGAGGGGGCCACTGCTGAGCTGCGGTGCGGGGTCAGCGCCCCTGGCAGTGCGGTGCAATGGGCCAAAGATGGGCTACTCCTAGGCCCTGATCCTAGGATCCCCAGCTTTCCGAGGTACCGCCTAGAAGGGGACCCCGACAGAG GTGAATTCCACCTGCACATTGAAGCATGTGACCTCAGCGACGATGCAGAGTATGAATGTCAGGTCGGCCGCTCAGAGACAGGCCCCGAGCTCGTGTCCCCCAGAGTGATCCTTACCATCCTGG TGCCCCCCAAGGTGCTTCAGCTGACCCCTGAGGCAGGAAGCACAGTCACATGGGTAGCTGGGCAGGAGTACGTGGTCAGCTGTGTGTCTGGGGATGCAAAGCCAGCACCTGACATCACCTTCATCCAGA GTGGACAAACAATTTCTGACATCTCTGCTAATGTGAATGTGGGGTCCCAGGAGAAACTCTTCACCACAGAGGCCACAGCCAG GGTGACACCTCAGAGCTCAGATAATGGGAAGCTGCTGGTCTGTGAGGGGTCCAGCCCAGCATTGGACACCCCTATCCGGGTCTCAGTCACCATGAATGTTCTGT TCCCCCCAGGACCTCCTGTCATTGAATGGCCAGGCCTGGACGAGGGGCACGTGCGGGCAGGACAGAGCTTGGAGCTGCTGTGTGTGTCCCGAGGGGGAAATCCGCCAGCCACACTGCAGTGGCTGAAG aaTGGCCAGCCCGTGTCCACAGCGTGGGGCACAGAGCATGCTGAGGCAGTGGCCCGAAGCATGCTAGTGATGATTGTGCGACCAGAAGACCACGGGGCGAGGCTCAGCTGTGAGGCCCACAACAGCGTATCGACGGGAATCCAGGAACGTGGGGTCACCCTGCAGGTCACCT TCCCCCCCAGTGCCATTACCATCCTGGGATCTGCGTCCCAGTCTGAGAACAAGAACGTTACACTCTCCTGCATCACCAAGTCCAGTCGCCCACGGGTCCTGTTGCGATGGTGGCTGGGTTGGCGGCAGCTGCTGCCCACAGAAGACATGGTCATGGAT GGCCTGCATGGTGGCCACATCTCCATGTCCAACTTGACGTTCTTGGTGCGACGGGAGGACAATGGTCTGACCCTCACGTGTGAAGCCTTTAGTGAGGCCTTCACCAAGGAGACCTTCAAGAAGTCACTTATCCTGAATGTGAAAT ATCCTGCCCAGAAGTTGTGGATAGAGGGCCCCCCAGAGGGACAGCGCCTCCGGGCTGGGACTCGGGTGAGGCTGGTGTGTTTGGCCATTGGAGGCAACCCAGACCCATCTCTTACCTGGTTCAAG GACTCCCGTGCGGTGACCGAACCGCGGCCGCCCCAGGAGCCGCGGCGGGTGCAGCTGGGAAGTCTGGAGAAGTCGGGGAGCACCTTCTCCCGCGAGCTTGTACTGATCACGGGTCCGTCGGACAACCAGGCCAAGTTCACGTGCAAGGCGGGTCAGCTCAGCGCATCCACGCAGCTTGTGGTGCAGT TTCCCCCAACAAACGTGACGATCCTGGCCAATGCGTCGGCTCTGCGCCCAGGGGATGCCTTAAACTTGACTTGCGTCAGCGTTAGCAGTAACCCTCCTGTCAATTTGTCATGGGACAAGGAGGGGGAGAG GCTGGAAAGTGTGGCCATACCACCCCGTAGTGCCCCATTCAAAGGATCTGCAGCAGCCAGGAGTGTCCTTCTGAGAATGTCATCCCGTGACCACGGCCACCGAGTGACCTGCCGAGCGCACAGCACTGAGCTGCGGGAAACCATGAGCGCCTTCTACCGCCTCAATGTGCTGT ACCCTCCAGAGTTCCTGGGGGAGCAGGTGCTTGTGGTGACCGCGGTGGAGCAGGGTGAGGCACTGctgcctgtgtctgtgtctgccaACCCTGCCCCGGAGGCCTTCAACTGGACCTTCCGGGGCTACCGCCTCAGCCCAG CTGGTGGCCCTCGGCATCGCATCCTGTCCGGTGGAGCTCTGCAGCTATGGAACGTGACCCGTGCTGACGATGGCCTTTATCAGCTGCATTGCCAGAACTCAGAGGGCACCGCCGAAGCGCTAGTGCGGCTGGATGTACACT ATGCCCCCACTATACGAGTTCTCCAGGACCCTACTGAAGTGAATATTGGGGGTTCTGTGGATATAGTCTGCACCGTTGATGCCAATCCCATCCTTCCAGGGATGTTCAACTGGGAGAGGCTG ggaggagaggaagaggaccACAGCCTGGATGACATGGAGAAGATGTCAAAGGGATCCACAGGACGTCTTCGAATTCACCATGCCAAACTGGACCAGGCTGGTGCTTACCAGTGCATCGTGGACAATGGAGTAGCACCTCCAGCCCGAGGGCTGGTCCGACTTGTTGTCAGAT TTGCCCCCCAGGTGGAGCACCCCACTCCCCTAACTAAGGTGGCGGCAGCTGGAGATAGCACCAGTTCTGCCACCCTCCACTGTCGTGCCCGAGGTGTCCCTAACATCGTCTTCACTTGGACCAAAAATGGAGTCGCTCTGGATCTCCAGGATCCCAG ATACACGGAACACACATACCACCAGGGTATGGTCCACAGCAGTCTCCTGACTATTGCCAATGTGTCTGCGGCCCAGGATTATGCCCTGTTCACGTGCACAGCCACCAACCCCCTTGGCTCAGACCGCACCAACATTCAACTCGTCAGCATCA GCCGCCCAGATCCCCCAACAGGATTAAAGGTCATGAGCATGACCCCATACTCAATGGGGTTGGAATGGAAGCCTGGCTTTGATGGGGGTTTGCCACAGAGGTTCCAAATCAG GTATGAGGCTCTGGGGACTCCAGGGTTCCTCTACATGGATGTCCTACCACCTCAGGCCACCACCTTTACACTGACTGGGCTGCAGCCCTCTACACGATACAGGGTCTGGCTGCTGGCCAGCAATGCCCTGGGGGACAGCGGACTAATGGACAAGGGGTCCCAGATCTCTGTCACCACCCCAg gtcTAGACCAGCCTTCTGGAGAACCTGACTATCAACTGCCCACAGAGCAGCCTACAA GACCCTCGGGGCTGCCCCTGATGCCTGTGCTGTTTGCTGCTGGGGGTCTTTTGCTGCTTTCTAACATCTCCTGTGTTGGGGGATTCCTCTGGCAGCGGAGACTGAGGCGTCTTGCTGAAG GCATCTCAGAAAAGACAGAGGCAGG ATCGGAGGAAGACCGAGTCAGGAATGAATATGAGGACAGCCAGTGGACTGGAGGCCAGGATACTCAAAGCTCCATG GTTAGCACAACAGATGTAGAGCCATATTACCACTCCATGAAGGACTTCAGCCCCCAGCTACCACCAACACTGGAGGAGGTGTCTTATCCCCGAG GTCTCACACATCTTGAGGAGGATATGGCTTTTCCTGGACACCTGTATGATGAAGTGGAAAGACTGAATGACCCATCTGGGGCCTGGGGACCCCTGTATGATGAAGTACCAATG GGCCTCTGTGATCCCTGCTGGCCTGAGGAGACATATGAAGATACAAGAGGAATCTATGATCAGGTGGCAGGAGACTTTGACCCGATGGAAACTGATTCTCTACCTTTTGAGCTGAGGGGACATCTGGTGTGA
- the NPHS1 gene encoding nephrin isoform X1 codes for MALRTPGRVPLLLLGLLTTGLARLPLPASTPRGFWALPENLTVVEGATAELRCGVSAPGSAVQWAKDGLLLGPDPRIPSFPRYRLEGDPDRGEFHLHIEACDLSDDAEYECQVGRSETGPELVSPRVILTILVPPKVLQLTPEAGSTVTWVAGQEYVVSCVSGDAKPAPDITFIQSGQTISDISANVNVGSQEKLFTTEATARVTPQSSDNGKLLVCEGSSPALDTPIRVSVTMNVLFPPGPPVIEWPGLDEGHVRAGQSLELLCVSRGGNPPATLQWLKNGQPVSTAWGTEHAEAVARSMLVMIVRPEDHGARLSCEAHNSVSTGIQERGVTLQVTFPPSAITILGSASQSENKNVTLSCITKSSRPRVLLRWWLGWRQLLPTEDMVMDGLHGGHISMSNLTFLVRREDNGLTLTCEAFSEAFTKETFKKSLILNVKYPAQKLWIEGPPEGQRLRAGTRVRLVCLAIGGNPDPSLTWFKDSRAVTEPRPPQEPRRVQLGSLEKSGSTFSRELVLITGPSDNQAKFTCKAGQLSASTQLVVQFPPTNVTILANASALRPGDALNLTCVSVSSNPPVNLSWDKEGERLESVAIPPRSAPFKGSAAARSVLLRMSSRDHGHRVTCRAHSTELRETMSAFYRLNVLYPPEFLGEQVLVVTAVEQGEALLPVSVSANPAPEAFNWTFRGYRLSPAGGPRHRILSGGALQLWNVTRADDGLYQLHCQNSEGTAEALVRLDVHYAPTIRVLQDPTEVNIGGSVDIVCTVDANPILPGMFNWERLGGEEEDHSLDDMEKMSKGSTGRLRIHHAKLDQAGAYQCIVDNGVAPPARGLVRLVVRFAPQVEHPTPLTKVAAAGDSTSSATLHCRARGVPNIVFTWTKNGVALDLQDPRYTEHTYHQGMVHSSLLTIANVSAAQDYALFTCTATNPLGSDRTNIQLVSISRPDPPTGLKVMSMTPYSMGLEWKPGFDGGLPQRFQIRYEALGTPGFLYMDVLPPQATTFTLTGLQPSTRYRVWLLASNALGDSGLMDKGSQISVTTPGLDQPSGEPDYQLPTEQPTRPSGLPLMPVLFAAGGLLLLSNISCVGGFLWQRRLRRLAEGISEKTEAGSEEDRVRNEYEDSQWTGGQDTQSSMVSTTDVEPYYHSMKDFSPQLPPTLEEVSYPRGLTHLEEDMAFPGHLYDEVERLNDPSGAWGPLYDEVPMQSEGLCDPCWPEETYEDTRGIYDQVAGDFDPMETDSLPFELRGHLV; via the exons ATGGCCCTGAGGACCCCTGGCAGGGTTCCCCTGCTCCTTCTGGGGCTGCTGACCACAG GCCTGGCCCGTTTGCCACTCCCTGCTTCCACCCCCCGAGGCTTCTGGGCTCTGCCTGAAAACTTGACGGTGGTCGAGGGGGCCACTGCTGAGCTGCGGTGCGGGGTCAGCGCCCCTGGCAGTGCGGTGCAATGGGCCAAAGATGGGCTACTCCTAGGCCCTGATCCTAGGATCCCCAGCTTTCCGAGGTACCGCCTAGAAGGGGACCCCGACAGAG GTGAATTCCACCTGCACATTGAAGCATGTGACCTCAGCGACGATGCAGAGTATGAATGTCAGGTCGGCCGCTCAGAGACAGGCCCCGAGCTCGTGTCCCCCAGAGTGATCCTTACCATCCTGG TGCCCCCCAAGGTGCTTCAGCTGACCCCTGAGGCAGGAAGCACAGTCACATGGGTAGCTGGGCAGGAGTACGTGGTCAGCTGTGTGTCTGGGGATGCAAAGCCAGCACCTGACATCACCTTCATCCAGA GTGGACAAACAATTTCTGACATCTCTGCTAATGTGAATGTGGGGTCCCAGGAGAAACTCTTCACCACAGAGGCCACAGCCAG GGTGACACCTCAGAGCTCAGATAATGGGAAGCTGCTGGTCTGTGAGGGGTCCAGCCCAGCATTGGACACCCCTATCCGGGTCTCAGTCACCATGAATGTTCTGT TCCCCCCAGGACCTCCTGTCATTGAATGGCCAGGCCTGGACGAGGGGCACGTGCGGGCAGGACAGAGCTTGGAGCTGCTGTGTGTGTCCCGAGGGGGAAATCCGCCAGCCACACTGCAGTGGCTGAAG aaTGGCCAGCCCGTGTCCACAGCGTGGGGCACAGAGCATGCTGAGGCAGTGGCCCGAAGCATGCTAGTGATGATTGTGCGACCAGAAGACCACGGGGCGAGGCTCAGCTGTGAGGCCCACAACAGCGTATCGACGGGAATCCAGGAACGTGGGGTCACCCTGCAGGTCACCT TCCCCCCCAGTGCCATTACCATCCTGGGATCTGCGTCCCAGTCTGAGAACAAGAACGTTACACTCTCCTGCATCACCAAGTCCAGTCGCCCACGGGTCCTGTTGCGATGGTGGCTGGGTTGGCGGCAGCTGCTGCCCACAGAAGACATGGTCATGGAT GGCCTGCATGGTGGCCACATCTCCATGTCCAACTTGACGTTCTTGGTGCGACGGGAGGACAATGGTCTGACCCTCACGTGTGAAGCCTTTAGTGAGGCCTTCACCAAGGAGACCTTCAAGAAGTCACTTATCCTGAATGTGAAAT ATCCTGCCCAGAAGTTGTGGATAGAGGGCCCCCCAGAGGGACAGCGCCTCCGGGCTGGGACTCGGGTGAGGCTGGTGTGTTTGGCCATTGGAGGCAACCCAGACCCATCTCTTACCTGGTTCAAG GACTCCCGTGCGGTGACCGAACCGCGGCCGCCCCAGGAGCCGCGGCGGGTGCAGCTGGGAAGTCTGGAGAAGTCGGGGAGCACCTTCTCCCGCGAGCTTGTACTGATCACGGGTCCGTCGGACAACCAGGCCAAGTTCACGTGCAAGGCGGGTCAGCTCAGCGCATCCACGCAGCTTGTGGTGCAGT TTCCCCCAACAAACGTGACGATCCTGGCCAATGCGTCGGCTCTGCGCCCAGGGGATGCCTTAAACTTGACTTGCGTCAGCGTTAGCAGTAACCCTCCTGTCAATTTGTCATGGGACAAGGAGGGGGAGAG GCTGGAAAGTGTGGCCATACCACCCCGTAGTGCCCCATTCAAAGGATCTGCAGCAGCCAGGAGTGTCCTTCTGAGAATGTCATCCCGTGACCACGGCCACCGAGTGACCTGCCGAGCGCACAGCACTGAGCTGCGGGAAACCATGAGCGCCTTCTACCGCCTCAATGTGCTGT ACCCTCCAGAGTTCCTGGGGGAGCAGGTGCTTGTGGTGACCGCGGTGGAGCAGGGTGAGGCACTGctgcctgtgtctgtgtctgccaACCCTGCCCCGGAGGCCTTCAACTGGACCTTCCGGGGCTACCGCCTCAGCCCAG CTGGTGGCCCTCGGCATCGCATCCTGTCCGGTGGAGCTCTGCAGCTATGGAACGTGACCCGTGCTGACGATGGCCTTTATCAGCTGCATTGCCAGAACTCAGAGGGCACCGCCGAAGCGCTAGTGCGGCTGGATGTACACT ATGCCCCCACTATACGAGTTCTCCAGGACCCTACTGAAGTGAATATTGGGGGTTCTGTGGATATAGTCTGCACCGTTGATGCCAATCCCATCCTTCCAGGGATGTTCAACTGGGAGAGGCTG ggaggagaggaagaggaccACAGCCTGGATGACATGGAGAAGATGTCAAAGGGATCCACAGGACGTCTTCGAATTCACCATGCCAAACTGGACCAGGCTGGTGCTTACCAGTGCATCGTGGACAATGGAGTAGCACCTCCAGCCCGAGGGCTGGTCCGACTTGTTGTCAGAT TTGCCCCCCAGGTGGAGCACCCCACTCCCCTAACTAAGGTGGCGGCAGCTGGAGATAGCACCAGTTCTGCCACCCTCCACTGTCGTGCCCGAGGTGTCCCTAACATCGTCTTCACTTGGACCAAAAATGGAGTCGCTCTGGATCTCCAGGATCCCAG ATACACGGAACACACATACCACCAGGGTATGGTCCACAGCAGTCTCCTGACTATTGCCAATGTGTCTGCGGCCCAGGATTATGCCCTGTTCACGTGCACAGCCACCAACCCCCTTGGCTCAGACCGCACCAACATTCAACTCGTCAGCATCA GCCGCCCAGATCCCCCAACAGGATTAAAGGTCATGAGCATGACCCCATACTCAATGGGGTTGGAATGGAAGCCTGGCTTTGATGGGGGTTTGCCACAGAGGTTCCAAATCAG GTATGAGGCTCTGGGGACTCCAGGGTTCCTCTACATGGATGTCCTACCACCTCAGGCCACCACCTTTACACTGACTGGGCTGCAGCCCTCTACACGATACAGGGTCTGGCTGCTGGCCAGCAATGCCCTGGGGGACAGCGGACTAATGGACAAGGGGTCCCAGATCTCTGTCACCACCCCAg gtcTAGACCAGCCTTCTGGAGAACCTGACTATCAACTGCCCACAGAGCAGCCTACAA GACCCTCGGGGCTGCCCCTGATGCCTGTGCTGTTTGCTGCTGGGGGTCTTTTGCTGCTTTCTAACATCTCCTGTGTTGGGGGATTCCTCTGGCAGCGGAGACTGAGGCGTCTTGCTGAAG GCATCTCAGAAAAGACAGAGGCAGG ATCGGAGGAAGACCGAGTCAGGAATGAATATGAGGACAGCCAGTGGACTGGAGGCCAGGATACTCAAAGCTCCATG GTTAGCACAACAGATGTAGAGCCATATTACCACTCCATGAAGGACTTCAGCCCCCAGCTACCACCAACACTGGAGGAGGTGTCTTATCCCCGAG GTCTCACACATCTTGAGGAGGATATGGCTTTTCCTGGACACCTGTATGATGAAGTGGAAAGACTGAATGACCCATCTGGGGCCTGGGGACCCCTGTATGATGAAGTACCAATG CAATCAGAG GGCCTCTGTGATCCCTGCTGGCCTGAGGAGACATATGAAGATACAAGAGGAATCTATGATCAGGTGGCAGGAGACTTTGACCCGATGGAAACTGATTCTCTACCTTTTGAGCTGAGGGGACATCTGGTGTGA
- the NPHS1 gene encoding nephrin isoform X4 has product MALRTPGRVPLLLLGLLTTGLARLPLPASTPRGFWALPENLTVVEGATAELRCGVSAPGSAVQWAKDGLLLGPDPRIPSFPRYRLEGDPDRGEFHLHIEACDLSDDAEYECQVGRSETGPELVSPRVILTILVPPKVLQLTPEAGSTVTWVAGQEYVVSCVSGDAKPAPDITFIQSGQTISDISANVNVGSQEKLFTTEATARVTPQSSDNGKLLVCEGSSPALDTPIRVSVTMNVLFPPGPPVIEWPGLDEGHVRAGQSLELLCVSRGGNPPATLQWLKNGQPVSTAWGTEHAEAVARSMLVMIVRPEDHGARLSCEAHNSVSTGIQERGVTLQVTFPPSAITILGSASQSENKNVTLSCITKSSRPRVLLRWWLGWRQLLPTEDMVMDGLHGGHISMSNLTFLVRREDNGLTLTCEAFSEAFTKETFKKSLILNVKYPAQKLWIEGPPEGQRLRAGTRVRLVCLAIGGNPDPSLTWFKDSRAVTEPRPPQEPRRVQLGSLEKSGSTFSRELVLITGPSDNQAKFTCKAGQLSASTQLVVQFPPTNVTILANASALRPGDALNLTCVSVSSNPPVNLSWDKEGERLESVAIPPRSAPFKGSAAARSVLLRMSSRDHGHRVTCRAHSTELRETMSAFYRLNVLYPPEFLGEQVLVVTAVEQGEALLPVSVSANPAPEAFNWTFRGYRLSPAGGPRHRILSGGALQLWNVTRADDGLYQLHCQNSEGTAEALVRLDVHYAPTIRVLQDPTEVNIGGSVDIVCTVDANPILPGMFNWERLGGEEEDHSLDDMEKMSKGSTGRLRIHHAKLDQAGAYQCIVDNGVAPPARGLVRLVVRFAPQVEHPTPLTKVAAAGDSTSSATLHCRARGVPNIVFTWTKNGVALDLQDPRYTEHTYHQGMVHSSLLTIANVSAAQDYALFTCTATNPLGSDRTNIQLVSISRPDPPTGLKVMSMTPYSMGLEWKPGFDGGLPQRFQIRYEALGTPGFLYMDVLPPQATTFTLTGLQPSTRYRVWLLASNALGDSGLMDKGSQISVTTPGLDQPSGEPDYQLPTEQPTSSWRLSWD; this is encoded by the exons ATGGCCCTGAGGACCCCTGGCAGGGTTCCCCTGCTCCTTCTGGGGCTGCTGACCACAG GCCTGGCCCGTTTGCCACTCCCTGCTTCCACCCCCCGAGGCTTCTGGGCTCTGCCTGAAAACTTGACGGTGGTCGAGGGGGCCACTGCTGAGCTGCGGTGCGGGGTCAGCGCCCCTGGCAGTGCGGTGCAATGGGCCAAAGATGGGCTACTCCTAGGCCCTGATCCTAGGATCCCCAGCTTTCCGAGGTACCGCCTAGAAGGGGACCCCGACAGAG GTGAATTCCACCTGCACATTGAAGCATGTGACCTCAGCGACGATGCAGAGTATGAATGTCAGGTCGGCCGCTCAGAGACAGGCCCCGAGCTCGTGTCCCCCAGAGTGATCCTTACCATCCTGG TGCCCCCCAAGGTGCTTCAGCTGACCCCTGAGGCAGGAAGCACAGTCACATGGGTAGCTGGGCAGGAGTACGTGGTCAGCTGTGTGTCTGGGGATGCAAAGCCAGCACCTGACATCACCTTCATCCAGA GTGGACAAACAATTTCTGACATCTCTGCTAATGTGAATGTGGGGTCCCAGGAGAAACTCTTCACCACAGAGGCCACAGCCAG GGTGACACCTCAGAGCTCAGATAATGGGAAGCTGCTGGTCTGTGAGGGGTCCAGCCCAGCATTGGACACCCCTATCCGGGTCTCAGTCACCATGAATGTTCTGT TCCCCCCAGGACCTCCTGTCATTGAATGGCCAGGCCTGGACGAGGGGCACGTGCGGGCAGGACAGAGCTTGGAGCTGCTGTGTGTGTCCCGAGGGGGAAATCCGCCAGCCACACTGCAGTGGCTGAAG aaTGGCCAGCCCGTGTCCACAGCGTGGGGCACAGAGCATGCTGAGGCAGTGGCCCGAAGCATGCTAGTGATGATTGTGCGACCAGAAGACCACGGGGCGAGGCTCAGCTGTGAGGCCCACAACAGCGTATCGACGGGAATCCAGGAACGTGGGGTCACCCTGCAGGTCACCT TCCCCCCCAGTGCCATTACCATCCTGGGATCTGCGTCCCAGTCTGAGAACAAGAACGTTACACTCTCCTGCATCACCAAGTCCAGTCGCCCACGGGTCCTGTTGCGATGGTGGCTGGGTTGGCGGCAGCTGCTGCCCACAGAAGACATGGTCATGGAT GGCCTGCATGGTGGCCACATCTCCATGTCCAACTTGACGTTCTTGGTGCGACGGGAGGACAATGGTCTGACCCTCACGTGTGAAGCCTTTAGTGAGGCCTTCACCAAGGAGACCTTCAAGAAGTCACTTATCCTGAATGTGAAAT ATCCTGCCCAGAAGTTGTGGATAGAGGGCCCCCCAGAGGGACAGCGCCTCCGGGCTGGGACTCGGGTGAGGCTGGTGTGTTTGGCCATTGGAGGCAACCCAGACCCATCTCTTACCTGGTTCAAG GACTCCCGTGCGGTGACCGAACCGCGGCCGCCCCAGGAGCCGCGGCGGGTGCAGCTGGGAAGTCTGGAGAAGTCGGGGAGCACCTTCTCCCGCGAGCTTGTACTGATCACGGGTCCGTCGGACAACCAGGCCAAGTTCACGTGCAAGGCGGGTCAGCTCAGCGCATCCACGCAGCTTGTGGTGCAGT TTCCCCCAACAAACGTGACGATCCTGGCCAATGCGTCGGCTCTGCGCCCAGGGGATGCCTTAAACTTGACTTGCGTCAGCGTTAGCAGTAACCCTCCTGTCAATTTGTCATGGGACAAGGAGGGGGAGAG GCTGGAAAGTGTGGCCATACCACCCCGTAGTGCCCCATTCAAAGGATCTGCAGCAGCCAGGAGTGTCCTTCTGAGAATGTCATCCCGTGACCACGGCCACCGAGTGACCTGCCGAGCGCACAGCACTGAGCTGCGGGAAACCATGAGCGCCTTCTACCGCCTCAATGTGCTGT ACCCTCCAGAGTTCCTGGGGGAGCAGGTGCTTGTGGTGACCGCGGTGGAGCAGGGTGAGGCACTGctgcctgtgtctgtgtctgccaACCCTGCCCCGGAGGCCTTCAACTGGACCTTCCGGGGCTACCGCCTCAGCCCAG CTGGTGGCCCTCGGCATCGCATCCTGTCCGGTGGAGCTCTGCAGCTATGGAACGTGACCCGTGCTGACGATGGCCTTTATCAGCTGCATTGCCAGAACTCAGAGGGCACCGCCGAAGCGCTAGTGCGGCTGGATGTACACT ATGCCCCCACTATACGAGTTCTCCAGGACCCTACTGAAGTGAATATTGGGGGTTCTGTGGATATAGTCTGCACCGTTGATGCCAATCCCATCCTTCCAGGGATGTTCAACTGGGAGAGGCTG ggaggagaggaagaggaccACAGCCTGGATGACATGGAGAAGATGTCAAAGGGATCCACAGGACGTCTTCGAATTCACCATGCCAAACTGGACCAGGCTGGTGCTTACCAGTGCATCGTGGACAATGGAGTAGCACCTCCAGCCCGAGGGCTGGTCCGACTTGTTGTCAGAT TTGCCCCCCAGGTGGAGCACCCCACTCCCCTAACTAAGGTGGCGGCAGCTGGAGATAGCACCAGTTCTGCCACCCTCCACTGTCGTGCCCGAGGTGTCCCTAACATCGTCTTCACTTGGACCAAAAATGGAGTCGCTCTGGATCTCCAGGATCCCAG ATACACGGAACACACATACCACCAGGGTATGGTCCACAGCAGTCTCCTGACTATTGCCAATGTGTCTGCGGCCCAGGATTATGCCCTGTTCACGTGCACAGCCACCAACCCCCTTGGCTCAGACCGCACCAACATTCAACTCGTCAGCATCA GCCGCCCAGATCCCCCAACAGGATTAAAGGTCATGAGCATGACCCCATACTCAATGGGGTTGGAATGGAAGCCTGGCTTTGATGGGGGTTTGCCACAGAGGTTCCAAATCAG GTATGAGGCTCTGGGGACTCCAGGGTTCCTCTACATGGATGTCCTACCACCTCAGGCCACCACCTTTACACTGACTGGGCTGCAGCCCTCTACACGATACAGGGTCTGGCTGCTGGCCAGCAATGCCCTGGGGGACAGCGGACTAATGGACAAGGGGTCCCAGATCTCTGTCACCACCCCAg gtcTAGACCAGCCTTCTGGAGAACCTGACTATCAACTGCCCACAGAGCAGCCTACAA GCAGCTGGAGGCTCAGCTGGGACTAG